Proteins encoded by one window of Sinorhizobium arboris LMG 14919:
- the pcaF gene encoding 3-oxoadipyl-CoA thiolase — protein sequence MREAYICDYIRTPIGRFGGSLASVRADDLGAIPLKALMDRNVSVDWEAVDDVIFGCANQAGEDNRNVARMSLLLAGLPTGVPGTTINRLCGSGMDAVIAAARAIKSGEAELMIAGGVESMSRAPFVLPKAEGAFSRHAEIHDTTIGWRFVNPLMKVQYGVDSMPETGENVAEDYKVSREDQDAFALRSQAKAAAAQANGRFAREIVAVTIPQRKGEPVVIDRDEHPRATTIEALARLKAPFREGGTVTAGNASGVNDGAAALIIASEEAAKKNRLRPIARILGGTSAGVPPRIMGMGPAPASQKLMARLAMRQDQFDVIELNEAFASQGLAVLRALGIADDDPRVNRNGGAIALGHPLGMSGARITGTAALELAETGGRASLSTMCIGVGQGIAVALERV from the coding sequence ATGCGCGAGGCTTATATCTGCGATTATATCCGCACACCGATCGGCCGCTTCGGCGGCTCGCTTGCTTCAGTGCGCGCCGACGACCTCGGCGCCATTCCGCTGAAGGCGCTGATGGACCGCAACGTATCGGTCGACTGGGAAGCGGTCGACGACGTCATCTTCGGCTGCGCCAACCAGGCGGGCGAGGACAACCGCAACGTCGCCCGCATGTCGCTGCTCCTTGCCGGTCTCCCCACCGGCGTTCCCGGCACGACGATCAACCGACTCTGCGGCTCCGGCATGGATGCCGTGATTGCGGCAGCGCGGGCGATCAAATCCGGCGAGGCGGAGCTGATGATCGCCGGCGGCGTCGAATCCATGTCGAGGGCGCCTTTCGTGCTGCCGAAGGCCGAGGGCGCCTTTTCGCGCCACGCCGAGATTCATGACACGACGATCGGCTGGCGCTTCGTCAACCCGCTGATGAAGGTGCAATATGGCGTCGATTCCATGCCGGAGACCGGCGAGAACGTCGCCGAAGACTACAAGGTCTCGCGCGAGGACCAGGACGCGTTCGCTCTACGCAGCCAGGCAAAGGCGGCGGCCGCGCAGGCGAACGGACGCTTCGCCAGGGAGATCGTCGCCGTCACCATCCCCCAGAGAAAGGGCGAGCCGGTTGTGATCGACCGAGACGAGCATCCGCGCGCCACGACGATCGAAGCGCTCGCGAGGCTCAAGGCACCCTTCCGGGAGGGCGGCACCGTCACCGCGGGCAACGCGTCCGGTGTCAACGACGGTGCGGCTGCACTGATCATCGCCTCCGAAGAGGCTGCCAAGAAGAACCGCCTGAGACCCATCGCCCGCATCCTCGGCGGCACGTCGGCCGGCGTGCCGCCGAGGATCATGGGCATGGGCCCCGCGCCCGCCTCGCAGAAGCTCATGGCACGCCTCGCTATGCGCCAGGATCAGTTCGATGTCATCGAGCTCAACGAGGCCTTCGCCAGCCAGGGGCTCGCAGTTCTGCGGGCGCTCGGCATCGCCGATGACGATCCCCGCGTCAACCGCAACGGCGGCGCCATCGCGCTCGGTCACCCGCTCGGCATGTCGGGTGCGCGCATCACCGGAACTGCGGCGCTGGAGCTTGCCGAGACGGGTGGCCGCGCATCACTCTCCACCATGTGCATCGGCGTCGGACAGGGCATCGCGGTGGCGCTGGAGCGGGTGTAG
- a CDS encoding DNA translocase FtsK yields the protein MRIPRTNFSTAALYDPHQADDFENPHPVAQGGAHVPAPEPAAHDHLFEAPEAPRRGPGHREEEAVYTARAARLYGHGSAYAPAEVTVSTRDPLPTLAEITGLSGEPGWESHFFLSPNVRFTRTPEREFMKRRPPATEETEPDADEAAAETPGAEAVTESMPVEPAPPVVEPELPSYSPSELLRVLTQQLPSWSAARSPVPEASIAETEAVDSPAVVGEDRAIAETPSALPVTDEAPVVPQALPVANLAPRNAGVEPDVPHQADARLAYLSDFAFFEFMPLEAAAVPPTVAEPVKEVAAVPAPIAAAPEISPPKIVAATPVEIRPQPPTAISALFRVVECRRPEPAAAEPVPAAPQDFAAEPAAAEAAAPVIADAPAPAPAEPVAPAIVPASQPAPEAPVTKAAITMPAVIQRSSPSLPPVGATERLQGGDAYAFPSKELLQEPPQGQGFFMTQEQLEQNAGLLESVLEDFGVKGEIIHVRPGPVVTLYEFEPAPGVKSSRVIGLADDIARSMSALSARVAVVPGRNVIGIELPNATRETVYFRELIESGDFQKTGCKLALCLGKTIGGEPVIAELAKMPHLLVAGTTGSGKSVAINTMILSLLYRLKPEECRLIMVDPKMLELSVYDGIPHLLTPVVTDPKKAVMALKWAVREMEDRYRKMSRLGVRNIDGYNQRAATAREKGEPIIATVQTGFEKGTGEPLFEQQEMDLSPMPYIVVIVDEMADLMMVAGKEIEGAIQRLAQMARAAGIHLIMATQRPSVDVITGTIKANFPTRISFQVTSKIDSRTILGEQGAEQLLGQGDMLHMAGGGRIARVHGPFVSDNEVEQVVAHLKTQGRPEYLETVTADEEEEEPEEDQGAVFDKSAIAAEDGNELYDQAVKVVLRDKKCSTSYIQRRLGIGYNRAASLVERMEKDGLVGPANHVGKREIIYGNRDSAPKPDSDDLD from the coding sequence ATGCGCATTCCCCGGACAAATTTCTCGACTGCAGCTTTGTACGACCCACATCAGGCGGATGATTTCGAGAATCCGCATCCGGTTGCGCAAGGTGGCGCCCATGTTCCGGCGCCTGAGCCGGCTGCTCACGACCATCTGTTCGAGGCACCGGAAGCGCCGCGACGCGGGCCCGGCCATCGGGAGGAGGAGGCAGTCTATACGGCGCGCGCCGCCCGGCTCTACGGTCATGGGTCCGCCTATGCTCCGGCAGAGGTTACGGTCTCGACGCGCGATCCGCTTCCCACGCTTGCCGAGATCACGGGTCTTTCCGGCGAGCCCGGTTGGGAGAGCCATTTCTTCCTGTCGCCGAACGTGCGCTTCACGCGCACGCCCGAGCGCGAATTCATGAAGCGCCGTCCGCCGGCAACCGAGGAGACCGAGCCCGACGCCGACGAAGCCGCGGCGGAAACGCCCGGGGCCGAGGCCGTGACGGAGAGCATGCCGGTCGAGCCCGCGCCGCCCGTCGTCGAACCGGAACTTCCGTCCTATAGCCCGTCCGAGCTGCTGCGCGTGCTGACGCAGCAGCTTCCTTCCTGGAGCGCTGCACGTTCGCCGGTGCCGGAAGCGAGCATCGCCGAAACGGAAGCTGTCGATAGCCCGGCCGTGGTGGGGGAAGACCGCGCCATTGCTGAAACGCCATCTGCCCTGCCGGTAACGGACGAAGCGCCTGTGGTTCCGCAAGCACTGCCTGTCGCGAACCTTGCGCCCCGGAATGCCGGAGTGGAGCCGGACGTGCCCCATCAAGCAGATGCGCGCCTGGCCTATCTTTCCGATTTTGCGTTTTTCGAGTTCATGCCGCTCGAAGCGGCGGCTGTTCCGCCGACTGTCGCGGAACCTGTGAAGGAAGTCGCGGCCGTTCCAGCGCCGATCGCAGCCGCGCCGGAGATCTCGCCACCAAAGATCGTCGCCGCAACGCCTGTCGAGATCCGGCCGCAGCCACCCACGGCGATAAGCGCGCTGTTCCGGGTGGTGGAATGCCGGCGGCCCGAGCCCGCCGCTGCCGAACCGGTCCCGGCCGCGCCGCAGGATTTTGCCGCTGAGCCGGCCGCCGCGGAGGCTGCCGCCCCCGTTATAGCCGACGCACCCGCTCCGGCACCGGCCGAACCCGTCGCGCCCGCCATCGTGCCCGCAAGCCAACCGGCTCCCGAAGCGCCGGTGACCAAGGCGGCGATCACCATGCCGGCCGTCATACAGCGCTCGTCGCCGTCTCTGCCCCCGGTCGGCGCGACCGAGCGGCTGCAGGGAGGAGACGCCTACGCATTTCCGTCGAAGGAACTTCTGCAGGAGCCGCCGCAAGGCCAGGGCTTCTTCATGACGCAGGAGCAGCTCGAGCAAAATGCCGGACTGCTCGAAAGCGTGCTCGAGGACTTCGGCGTCAAGGGCGAAATCATCCATGTACGACCCGGCCCGGTCGTCACGCTTTACGAATTCGAGCCCGCGCCGGGGGTCAAGTCCTCCCGCGTCATCGGTTTGGCCGACGATATCGCCCGGTCGATGTCGGCGCTCTCCGCCCGCGTCGCTGTGGTGCCAGGGCGCAACGTCATCGGCATCGAACTGCCGAATGCGACGCGCGAGACCGTCTACTTCCGCGAGCTGATCGAATCCGGCGATTTCCAGAAGACCGGTTGCAAGCTGGCGCTTTGCCTCGGCAAGACGATCGGCGGCGAACCGGTGATCGCCGAGCTCGCAAAAATGCCGCATCTGCTCGTCGCCGGCACCACCGGCTCGGGCAAGTCGGTCGCGATCAACACCATGATCCTGTCGCTCCTCTACCGGCTGAAGCCCGAGGAATGCCGGCTGATCATGGTCGATCCGAAGATGCTCGAACTCTCCGTCTATGACGGCATCCCGCATCTGCTGACGCCTGTCGTCACCGATCCGAAGAAGGCGGTGATGGCGCTCAAATGGGCGGTGCGCGAGATGGAGGACCGCTATCGCAAGATGTCGCGGCTCGGCGTCCGCAACATCGACGGCTACAATCAACGTGCCGCGACTGCGCGGGAGAAGGGTGAGCCGATCATAGCGACAGTCCAGACCGGCTTCGAAAAGGGCACCGGCGAACCGCTCTTCGAGCAGCAGGAAATGGATCTGTCGCCAATGCCCTATATCGTCGTCATCGTCGACGAGATGGCCGACCTGATGATGGTCGCCGGCAAGGAGATCGAAGGGGCGATCCAGCGGCTGGCGCAGATGGCGCGTGCCGCCGGCATCCACCTGATCATGGCGACGCAGCGCCCCTCCGTCGACGTCATCACCGGCACGATCAAGGCGAACTTCCCCACCCGCATCTCCTTCCAGGTGACGTCGAAGATCGACAGCCGCACCATCCTCGGCGAGCAGGGAGCCGAGCAGCTCCTAGGCCAGGGCGACATGCTGCACATGGCCGGGGGCGGCCGCATCGCCCGCGTTCACGGCCCCTTCGTCTCCGACAACGAGGTCGAGCAGGTGGTCGCCCACCTCAAGACGCAGGGCCGCCCGGAATATCTCGAGACGGTGACGGCGGACGAAGAGGAAGAGGAGCCGGAAGAAGATCAGGGCGCCGTGTTCGACAAGAGCGCGATTGCCGCCGAAGACGGCAATGAACTCTACGACCAGGCGGTGAAAGTGGTGCTGCGGGACAAGAAGTGCTCGACCTCCTATATTCAGCGCCGCCTCGGCATCGGGTACAACCGCGCCGCGTCCCTGGTCGAACGGATGGAGAAGGACGGCCTGGTCGGTCCGGCGAACCACGTCGGTAAACGCGAGATCATCTACGGCAACCGCGACAGCGCGCCGAAGCCGGACAGCGACGATTTGGACTGA
- a CDS encoding CoA transferase subunit A produces MAKIMSLAEAVAENVRDGDTVAMEGFTHLIPYAAGHEVIRQGRKDLFLVRMTPDILYDQLIGVGAARGMKFSWGGNPGVGSLHRFRDAVENQWPRPIEIEEHSHAAMANAYEAGAANLPFATFRGYVGADLPKVNLNIRSIACPFTGEMLAAVPAIRPDVTIIHAQRADRKGNVLIEGIIGVQKEAVLAARRSIVTVEEIVGELAPPSPNSVVLPGWAVTAVAEVPGGAFPSYAHGYYPRSNAFYIRWDEIARDRETFSAWIKENVLDAKPEDFAHHAAKTSAKVA; encoded by the coding sequence ATGGCGAAGATTATGTCTCTTGCCGAGGCGGTGGCCGAAAATGTCCGGGACGGCGATACGGTTGCCATGGAAGGCTTTACGCACCTGATCCCCTATGCCGCAGGACACGAGGTGATCCGCCAGGGCCGGAAGGACTTGTTCCTCGTGCGCATGACGCCGGACATCCTCTACGACCAGTTGATCGGCGTCGGCGCGGCACGCGGCATGAAGTTCTCCTGGGGCGGCAATCCGGGCGTCGGCTCGCTGCACCGCTTCCGGGATGCGGTGGAGAACCAGTGGCCGCGGCCGATCGAGATCGAGGAACATTCGCATGCGGCCATGGCGAATGCCTATGAGGCGGGGGCCGCGAACCTGCCGTTTGCGACCTTCCGCGGCTATGTCGGCGCCGACCTGCCGAAGGTGAACCTTAATATCAGAAGCATCGCCTGCCCGTTTACCGGCGAGATGCTCGCTGCCGTGCCGGCAATCCGCCCGGACGTGACGATCATCCATGCCCAGCGTGCCGACCGCAAGGGCAACGTGCTGATCGAGGGGATCATCGGAGTGCAGAAGGAAGCGGTGCTCGCCGCCAGGCGCTCGATCGTGACGGTCGAGGAGATCGTCGGCGAACTCGCCCCGCCCTCGCCCAACTCCGTGGTGCTGCCTGGCTGGGCTGTGACGGCCGTCGCTGAGGTACCGGGCGGCGCATTTCCGTCCTATGCCCATGGCTATTATCCGCGCTCAAACGCCTTCTACATCCGCTGGGACGAGATTGCCCGCGACCGCGAGACGTTCAGCGCATGGATCAAGGAGAACGTCCTTGATGCGAAACCTGAGGACTTCGCCCACCACGCCGCGAAGACCTCCGCCAAAGTTGCTTGA
- a CDS encoding IclR family transcriptional regulator has translation MRETDFVSGFARGLRVIEAFGEAQPRLSIADAARITGLDRAAVRRSLLTLSELGYADYDGKFFTLTPKILRLGHAYLSATPLPTIVQPYLDQLSEKAGQSASASVLDGTEIVYVARASQRRVMSINLMPGSRLPAYCASMGRVLLASLSEAEARGILGRSELRANTPRTRTDPEELMTELRRVRDEGYAIIDQELELGLCSIAVPIANDRGQVVAALNIGAPAAHVPACEMAERYLPLLRETQAALRLVLR, from the coding sequence ATGCGGGAAACGGACTTCGTCAGCGGCTTTGCACGTGGCCTGAGGGTGATCGAAGCTTTCGGCGAGGCTCAGCCGCGTCTTTCCATCGCAGATGCCGCAAGGATAACCGGGCTGGACAGAGCGGCGGTCAGGCGCTCGCTGCTGACGCTCTCGGAACTCGGCTATGCCGACTACGACGGCAAGTTCTTCACGCTCACGCCGAAGATCCTGCGGCTCGGCCACGCCTATCTCTCGGCAACGCCGCTGCCGACGATCGTCCAGCCTTATCTCGACCAGCTCTCGGAAAAGGCCGGGCAGAGCGCTTCTGCCTCTGTTCTCGACGGGACCGAGATCGTCTACGTGGCGCGCGCCTCACAGCGCCGGGTGATGTCGATCAATCTGATGCCGGGCTCGCGTCTTCCCGCCTACTGCGCTTCGATGGGAAGGGTGCTGCTTGCATCACTGTCCGAGGCCGAGGCACGCGGCATTCTCGGACGTTCCGAATTGAGGGCAAACACGCCGCGCACCAGAACCGACCCGGAAGAGCTGATGACCGAATTGCGGCGGGTTCGCGATGAGGGCTATGCGATTATCGACCAGGAGCTGGAGCTTGGCCTCTGCTCGATCGCGGTACCGATCGCCAATGATCGCGGACAGGTAGTCGCTGCCTTGAACATCGGCGCACCGGCCGCCCACGTGCCGGCCTGCGAGATGGCAGAGCGCTATTTGCCGCTGCTTAGGGAGACGCAAGCCGCGCTGCGGCTTGTGCTGCGGTAG
- a CDS encoding acylphosphatase — MMEDRRAALVRITGRVQGVSFRAWTYDEAERLGLDGWVRNESDGSVTALIAGPDDAVGTMLDRFWKGPPGASVTDVASEEASAVHAPAGFRITR, encoded by the coding sequence ATGATGGAGGACCGCAGGGCCGCTTTGGTCAGGATCACCGGGCGGGTACAGGGTGTCTCTTTTCGCGCCTGGACTTATGACGAGGCCGAGCGGCTGGGTCTCGATGGCTGGGTACGCAACGAAAGCGACGGCTCGGTGACCGCACTTATCGCCGGGCCGGATGATGCCGTCGGCACCATGCTGGACCGTTTCTGGAAAGGGCCGCCGGGGGCCTCCGTTACCGATGTGGCGAGCGAAGAGGCTTCGGCCGTTCACGCCCCGGCGGGCTTTCGCATCACGCGATGA
- a CDS encoding CoA-transferase subunit beta gives MTDFTPTEMMTIAAARALSNDDVCFVGIGAPSAACNVARLTHAPDITLIYESGTVGTKPDVLPLSIGDGELCDTALFTVSVPEMFRYWLQGGRITTGFLGGAQIDRFANLNTTVVGPYDHPKVRLPGGGGAPEIASNCGRIFITMALTKRGFVETLPFVTSMGHGEGGNHRERLGLTTSGPTRVITDLCILEPDLETKELTVTSIHPGVARDQIAGNCGWAIKFAGTVVETPAPTQTELSVLRDINARTRKAHEGPGKEAA, from the coding sequence ATGACGGATTTCACCCCGACCGAGATGATGACGATCGCGGCGGCTCGGGCGCTCTCCAACGACGATGTCTGCTTCGTCGGCATCGGCGCGCCGTCTGCAGCCTGCAATGTGGCCCGGCTGACGCATGCACCTGATATCACGCTGATCTACGAGAGCGGCACGGTCGGCACGAAGCCCGACGTGCTGCCGCTTTCGATCGGCGACGGGGAGCTCTGCGATACCGCGCTCTTCACCGTCTCGGTGCCGGAAATGTTCCGCTACTGGCTTCAGGGCGGCCGGATAACAACGGGCTTTCTGGGCGGCGCGCAGATCGACCGTTTTGCCAACCTCAACACCACCGTCGTCGGCCCCTATGACCATCCCAAGGTGCGCCTGCCGGGAGGCGGCGGTGCGCCGGAAATCGCCTCCAATTGCGGCCGCATCTTCATCACCATGGCGCTGACGAAGCGCGGCTTCGTGGAGACGCTGCCCTTCGTCACCTCCATGGGACACGGCGAAGGCGGCAATCATCGTGAGCGGCTTGGGCTGACGACCAGCGGCCCGACCCGCGTCATCACGGATCTCTGCATTCTGGAGCCGGATCTGGAGACGAAGGAACTGACCGTGACCTCCATCCACCCCGGCGTCGCCCGGGATCAGATCGCCGGGAATTGCGGCTGGGCGATCAAGTTCGCGGGAACCGTCGTCGAAACACCGGCACCCACTCAGACCGAGCTCTCGGTGCTGCGCGACATCAACGCCCGCACCCGAAAGGCTCATGAGGGCCCGGGAAAGGAGGCTGCGTGA
- a CDS encoding RNA polymerase sigma factor, whose translation MPIAEPDLGVNAPPSPQDLARFRAIMQAHNRKLYRIARSILRDSGDAEDALQEAYVRAFTHFHRFRGDAAITTWLARIVINEALGRLRKRRRETKSAKDMRQSQEAEIIAFPLNAGISDPEKTMAQRQILDLVERLTDDLPDAYRSVFVLRVIEGLGNEEAAALLDLKPETARTRLHRARRILKDRLERQIGPVLLDAFPFAGRRCERLTETVLVRISSQHREAKEK comes from the coding sequence ATGCCTATCGCTGAACCCGACCTTGGCGTGAATGCGCCGCCCTCCCCGCAGGATCTCGCCCGTTTCCGCGCGATCATGCAGGCGCACAACCGCAAGCTCTACCGGATTGCCCGAAGCATCCTGCGCGACAGCGGCGATGCGGAAGACGCGCTGCAGGAGGCCTATGTCCGCGCCTTCACGCATTTTCACCGGTTTCGCGGCGACGCTGCGATCACGACCTGGCTCGCCCGCATCGTGATCAACGAGGCGCTCGGCCGCCTGCGAAAAAGACGCCGCGAGACGAAATCGGCCAAGGACATGCGGCAATCGCAAGAGGCGGAGATTATCGCCTTTCCCCTCAATGCAGGCATCAGCGATCCGGAGAAGACGATGGCACAGCGCCAAATCCTCGATCTCGTCGAAAGATTGACGGACGATCTGCCGGATGCCTACCGAAGCGTCTTCGTGCTGCGCGTCATCGAAGGACTCGGCAACGAAGAGGCGGCCGCCCTCCTCGATCTCAAGCCGGAAACGGCACGCACGAGGCTGCACCGGGCGCGCCGCATCCTCAAGGATCGATTGGAACGGCAGATCGGCCCCGTTCTGCTCGATGCGTTTCCTTTCGCGGGAAGGCGCTGCGAGCGCCTGACCGAGACCGTTCTTGTCCGCATCTCGTCTCAGCACCGGGAAGCAAAAGAAAAATAG
- a CDS encoding cupredoxin domain-containing protein, translating into MFTSRAAIAALSMGAAAVAAPSQAETIEVTIDRLVYSPAEIEAKVGDEIEWINRDALVHTATVKGGADVILAARKSARLLLQEPGSFDYICRYHPNMKGHITVRP; encoded by the coding sequence ATGTTCACATCGCGAGCGGCGATTGCCGCACTGTCGATGGGAGCGGCCGCCGTCGCCGCTCCTTCGCAGGCGGAAACCATCGAGGTGACGATCGATCGCCTCGTCTATTCGCCCGCGGAGATCGAGGCAAAGGTGGGCGACGAGATCGAGTGGATCAACAGGGATGCGCTCGTCCATACGGCGACCGTCAAAGGCGGCGCAGACGTGATTCTGGCGGCGAGAAAATCCGCCCGCCTGCTGCTGCAGGAGCCGGGCAGCTTCGATTATATCTGCCGCTATCATCCCAACATGAAGGGCCACATCACAGTGCGGCCGTGA
- a CDS encoding DUF4142 domain-containing protein produces the protein MTIRLTTAAAVAALLLGASGAFGNDKPTDPQIAHIAYTAGVIDIEAAKQAIATSKNRTVVEFAESMLRDHDSVNKQALDLVKKLNVTPEDNDTSKSLSQAAETKRQELAELKGAEFDRAYIEHEIAYHKQVNGALETLLIPSAQNAELKSLLETGLKLFQGHEQHAEHVAAELK, from the coding sequence ATGACCATCCGCCTGACGACCGCAGCGGCCGTAGCCGCCCTCCTTCTCGGCGCCAGCGGGGCGTTCGGCAACGACAAGCCGACCGATCCGCAGATCGCCCATATCGCCTATACCGCCGGTGTCATCGACATAGAGGCCGCCAAACAGGCGATAGCCACGTCAAAGAACAGGACCGTCGTCGAATTCGCCGAGAGCATGCTGCGCGACCACGACTCGGTGAACAAGCAAGCCCTGGATCTCGTCAAAAAGCTCAACGTCACGCCCGAAGACAACGACACGAGCAAGTCACTCTCGCAAGCGGCCGAGACGAAGCGCCAGGAACTGGCGGAGCTTAAGGGCGCAGAATTCGACAGGGCCTATATCGAGCACGAGATCGCCTATCACAAGCAGGTCAACGGCGCGTTGGAAACGCTGCTGATCCCGTCGGCTCAAAATGCCGAGCTCAAATCGCTGCTCGAGACCGGGCTGAAGCTGTTCCAGGGGCATGAGCAGCATGCCGAACACGTCGCGGCCGAATTGAAGTGA
- a CDS encoding DoxX family protein: MTDNSALQSSMAFLGRLLLSGIFLTSGFGKLADPSGTIGYIASAGLPLPSAAYVVALVVEIGVGILLVIGYRARWMALVLAAFTLASAVGFHANFADQNQMIHFMKNLAIAGGFLQIAAFGAGAFSLDRRAGRI; the protein is encoded by the coding sequence ATGACCGATAATTCTGCACTTCAGAGCTCGATGGCTTTTCTCGGCCGCCTGCTTCTCTCCGGCATATTCCTCACTTCGGGTTTCGGGAAACTCGCCGATCCCTCCGGCACAATCGGCTACATCGCGTCTGCTGGTCTGCCCCTACCTTCGGCCGCCTACGTCGTCGCCCTTGTCGTGGAAATCGGCGTTGGCATCCTGCTCGTCATCGGTTACCGGGCCAGGTGGATGGCACTGGTTCTGGCAGCCTTTACGCTCGCGTCGGCGGTCGGCTTTCACGCCAACTTCGCCGACCAGAACCAGATGATCCACTTCATGAAGAATCTCGCGATCGCCGGCGGCTTCCTGCAGATCGCCGCCTTCGGGGCGGGCGCGTTCAGTCTGGACCGACGGGCCGGCCGCATCTGA